The bacterium DNA window CCGGTGGGACGTTCGAGCCAGCCTCGGCTGCAAGCGTCGAGGCCGGGCGCACCCAGGTGCGGTTGGTCGAGCGCTACCCGCCGGAGATCAACCACGAAGGCTGGCCCCGCCTGGTCCGCAGGCTGGCCTCGGAAGGGGGGTTTACTCTGAACGAGCTCGATCTCGTGTTGTTCACCCAGGTGCGAAAGCCCTCGATCGAGTTGGTCATGGATGATCTGGGCCTTCCGGACGAGAAGACCCACACGATCATGGAGGAGTGTGGCTACACCGGTTCCGCCTGTCTTGCCATGGCGTTCGACGACGCGGTCGGCAAGGGTAGGGTGAAGCCGGGAGATTTGGTCGTCTTTGTGGGTTCAGGTGTCGGCTACAACCAAGCGGGCTGTGCCTTCCGAGTGCAGCAGGCGCTGGATGGGAGCTCATGAGAAACAAGATGGGACAAGTTGGTTCGGTTCTCAAGTGGGTTCTGGCCGCTCTTGCTCTGGCGGCAATCGTGGTGATTGCCCTGTTCTGGTACGTGAGGGCCAACCCGTTGGCGGTTTACGAAAGCACAACTCGCAGGTCGCTGGCCAAGTCGGGACTCGAGGTCAAGAGCTTCGAGAGTACGGCCGGGAGCCTGGCCTACTGGGAAGCCGGCGAGGGGCCGGCGCTGGTGCTGTTGCACGGTGTCGGGGATCAGGCCGGCGCGTTCCAGGGCATCGTCGATAGCCTGCTCGCCGACTACCGGGTGCTGATCCCCGACCTTCCCGGTCATGGTGACAGCGAGCCGGAGGAGGGACCCCTGCCGATGGGCATCGTCTACGGAGGGCTCGAAGAACTGCTGGCCGTTACCTTGGACGACCAACCGGCCATCCTGGTTGGCAGCTCGATGGGCGCCTGGCTCGCGACGATCCATGCTCATCGCCATCCGGAAGCGGTGGCGCGCGCCGTCCTGATCAACGGCGGAGCTCTGGCCGGCGACCGGCCGGACCTGAGTCTGACGCCGGTCGATCGGGAGGCGGCGCGAACTCTGATGACGGCGCTTCGCGACCCCTCCAGTCCGCCAACGCCGGACTTCGTGCTCGACGACATCGTAGAACAGGCCTCCAAGGGACCGATCGGGAGAATGACCGCGGAGCTCGACGACCTGGTGGCTCATCTCTTGGACGGCCGCCTGCACGAGGTGACGGTTCCGGTCGACCTGCTGTGGGGTGAGTCGGATCAGTTGATGACGCTCGCGTACGCCGAGCGCATGGCGGGGCAGCTGCCGCGCTCGCGGCTCACTACCATTCCCGGCTGCGGCCACCATCCGGCGAACGAGTGTCCCGCCAAGCTGGCCGCGAGGTTGGGTGAGGTGCTTCGAACGGAGCCGCCTCCTCCTACTCTGACGGGCCCCATCGAGGAGCTGATGGAGGAGGCCGGCGCGGAGGGGGTGCCATGACGACGATCGAGATCCTGGCGCACAAGGTCGAGGGCGACGGAGAGCCCGTACTTCTCCTGAACGGCGGGCTGATGACCTATGCCGCCTGGGAGCCCGTTTCGGCGCTGCTGGCAAAGAGCCATCGACTGGTGCTCAACGACCTGCGCGGACAGCTGCTGAGTCCGGGCAGGGCGCCGGCGGCTCTGGCCGAGAACGTCGGCGATCTCACGGACCTGCTCGACCACCTCGGGATCGAGTCGGCGCATGTGCTCGGCACCTCCTACGGTGGTGAGATCGGTCTTTTCTTTGCGGCCCTGAGACCCGAGCGGGTGCGGTCTCTCATCGCGGTAACGGCCTCGGATTACGCCACCGAACCAATCTGGCAAGGCGTCGAGGATCTGCGCCTGTTGGTCGAGGAGGCCCTTGCGGGCGGCGACAAAGGACGCTTGCACGACCGAGTGGTCGAAGAAGTCTACTCCGACGCCTTCCGAGAGAAGTACGCCGATGAGTTGGCGGCGCGTCGTCAGCAGGTCGCGGCTCTTCCCGATATCTGGTTCGAGGGACTCGAGGGCATCATGGCCGCGACCGAAGACCTCGATGTGCGCCCGTACCTGAGCGCCATTCGCTGCCCGACGCTGGTCGTCATCGCCGCGGGCGATCGCGTCATTCCGCCGGAGCGATCACGCGCCCTGGCGGCCGCGATTCGCGGCGCGGAAATCCGTACGCACGAGACCAGCGGCCATGCCCTGGTCGCTGAAGATCCGTCCTGGCTGACCGAGGTCTGCCTCGAGTTCCTGCAAAAGCACGAAATCCGATAGGAGAAACGATGTTTCACAAACCACTCTTCATAGCCAGTTATCACCAGTCGAGATTCGGCAAGCTCAAGACCATGACCGTCCCCGAGATCGTCTCCAACGCCGTCCTCGGTGCTTGTGCGGAGATCGACGCCGGGGCTTCGGCCGTGGACGTCGCGTCGATCGGGTCGGCCTGCGGCTTCACGCTCAATGATCAGGGACTCTTGAGTGGCCTGATGGCCATGGTACCGGGCCTCGAGGGCAAGCCGATGGAATCGGTCGAAAACGCGTGTGCCTCGGGAGGGCAGGCGGTCCTGTCGGTGGCGCACAAGCTCCTGCTGGGGCTGGGGGACGTCGGCATCGCGGTCGGCTTCGAAAAGATGCGCAACGACGAGGGCAAGATGGATGGCAAGCTGGTCGGCAAGGCCCTGGGTGTGTTCTCGCATCCGGACGAGCGGGAAGGCAAGGCCTACATCTTCCCGCATCTGTTTGCGGAGGTGATGCAGCTCTATATGGAGACCCATGGAGTGAGCGAGGAAGACCTCGCCCGGATTGCGGTGGCCGAGTACGCTCACGCCACTCACAACCCTGACGCGCAGATGAGCAGGGTCGATCTGACCCTCGAGCAGGCGACGACGATCGAGGGCATCAACCGCTACATCGTCGAAGGCTTGCCGCTCAAGACCTACGACTGCTCACAGATCACCGACGGGTATGCCGGACTGATCCTGGCGACCGAAGAGGGGCTGGCCAGGCTCGGGGTGGCGAAGCAGGATTGTGTCGAGCTCGCGGGCTTCGCCCAGGCCACCGACCCGGTCAAGAAGGAGGGTCGGGACGTACTGCGTCCGGCCGGCGCGCTCAAGGCGATGAGTACCGCTTACGAGATGGCGGCGGTCACACCCGCCGACGTCACGGTCGCCGAGGTTCACGACTGCTTTACCGTCATGGGCGCGATCGGGGTCGAGGTCATTGGCAAGGCTGGCTACGGCGAGGGCGCCCGCTTCTGGAAAGAGTGTCGGGCGTCGGTACAGGGGGATTGCGCCGTCAACACGTCCGGCGGTCTGATCGCCAAAGGACACCCTATTGGCGCGACGGGTGTCGCGATGATCGGGTGGGCGGCCAAGCAGCTAATGGGCAAGGCTCCTGCCGAGCTCCAGCGCCGGGACGCCGAGGTGGCGGCGACCTTCAACATCGGTGGACCGATCTGCGCGTCCGTGTGCACGGTCTTGAAGCAGGCAGCCTGATGCGGGCTCGTGGTCCTGCCCCCGAGAGCGCCTTGGCGCCGTTCGGCAGGCTAATCCTCCAGGGGACGGCTCGGGCTCGGAGGCCTGCAGGGGGCGGGCCCTCGCCTGCGCTCCGCAGCGCGCAAACCGCAAGGGGCCTCCGGTCGTCATCTCGAGCGCTTGCGGAGAGCCCCCTGAGCGGGTTGCCTGCCGATCCGGCGAGCATCGGCGCTCGCCCACGAATCACTCTGACCTCGAGCCGGCACTGTGCCTGAAGGGCCGTCCGCGTGCCTCTTGCGAGCGAGGTCCGCCGAGCGAGAAGACGGCACCGGCGGCCCTCAATCGGTCTGCTCAGCCACAGAGCTCGGCGCCACGGTTGCTTCAGAGGAGAGGAGTTATGCCTGAAGTGACGCCCGACAAGAGCGGTCACCTGCCGTTCGGCGAGCACCAGATCTACTGGGAGTACCACGGCAAGGGTGACAAAGAGGCGGTCTGTCTTCTCAACGGCCTCGCCATGCACACTCCGGCCTGGTACTGGTGCCTGCCCGAGCTTGTCGACGAATACGACGTCATCCTGTACGACTATCTGGGGCAGGGCCAGTCGTCGTGCCCGGACGAGCCGCACTACATACCCGACTTCTGCCACTACCTGACCGGGATCATCGATCATTTGGGGATCGACAAGATCCACGTCATGGGAATCTCCTACGGCGGGTTCATCGCGC harbors:
- a CDS encoding thiolase family protein codes for the protein MFHKPLFIASYHQSRFGKLKTMTVPEIVSNAVLGACAEIDAGASAVDVASIGSACGFTLNDQGLLSGLMAMVPGLEGKPMESVENACASGGQAVLSVAHKLLLGLGDVGIAVGFEKMRNDEGKMDGKLVGKALGVFSHPDEREGKAYIFPHLFAEVMQLYMETHGVSEEDLARIAVAEYAHATHNPDAQMSRVDLTLEQATTIEGINRYIVEGLPLKTYDCSQITDGYAGLILATEEGLARLGVAKQDCVELAGFAQATDPVKKEGRDVLRPAGALKAMSTAYEMAAVTPADVTVAEVHDCFTVMGAIGVEVIGKAGYGEGARFWKECRASVQGDCAVNTSGGLIAKGHPIGATGVAMIGWAAKQLMGKAPAELQRRDAEVAATFNIGGPICASVCTVLKQAA
- a CDS encoding alpha/beta fold hydrolase, producing the protein MTTIEILAHKVEGDGEPVLLLNGGLMTYAAWEPVSALLAKSHRLVLNDLRGQLLSPGRAPAALAENVGDLTDLLDHLGIESAHVLGTSYGGEIGLFFAALRPERVRSLIAVTASDYATEPIWQGVEDLRLLVEEALAGGDKGRLHDRVVEEVYSDAFREKYADELAARRQQVAALPDIWFEGLEGIMAATEDLDVRPYLSAIRCPTLVVIAAGDRVIPPERSRALAAAIRGAEIRTHETSGHALVAEDPSWLTEVCLEFLQKHEIR
- a CDS encoding alpha/beta hydrolase — its product is MRNKMGQVGSVLKWVLAALALAAIVVIALFWYVRANPLAVYESTTRRSLAKSGLEVKSFESTAGSLAYWEAGEGPALVLLHGVGDQAGAFQGIVDSLLADYRVLIPDLPGHGDSEPEEGPLPMGIVYGGLEELLAVTLDDQPAILVGSSMGAWLATIHAHRHPEAVARAVLINGGALAGDRPDLSLTPVDREAARTLMTALRDPSSPPTPDFVLDDIVEQASKGPIGRMTAELDDLVAHLLDGRLHEVTVPVDLLWGESDQLMTLAYAERMAGQLPRSRLTTIPGCGHHPANECPAKLAARLGEVLRTEPPPPTLTGPIEELMEEAGAEGVP